In Xyrauchen texanus isolate HMW12.3.18 chromosome 45, RBS_HiC_50CHRs, whole genome shotgun sequence, a single window of DNA contains:
- the glipr1a gene encoding GLIPR1-like protein 1, which produces MSTAMHLMFYLIVLLNLAPYIWTNEPVFNIKDQVFIDQCVIEHNKHRSVVNPPASNMRYMTWDEGLAISAQAWAKNCIFKHNVNLREPSKMHPTFKSVGENIWVGAPYSIFKVETALSSWVSEVQYYNYYSTECSPAQQCGHYTQVVWADTYKVGCAAQACPNGVSETTFSSMAGIIFVCNYATAGNYRGVAPYKTGNPCSLCSKETCENQLCRNSTRDTLIKNNWTPDWDPELSNCGSFCQAVLIIRPVSVLLIFAIVYGLKHRYTHLFAYE; this is translated from the exons ATGAGCACAGCTATGCaccttatgttttatttaatagttCTTCTTAATTTGGCTCCCTACATATGGACCAACGAGCCTGTCTTTAACATTAAAGATCAAGTGTTTATTGACCAATGCGTGATTGAACACAACAAACACAGAAGTGTGGTGAACCCCCCTGCCAGCAACATGCGATACATG acGTGGGACGAAGGCCTTGCAATATCAGCCCAGGCATGGGCAAAGAATTGCATCTTTAAACACAACGTTAACCTTAGGGAGCCGAGCAAGATGCACCCTACATTCAAATCGGTGGGTGAGAATATTTGGGTTGGCGCTCCATACTCCATTTTCAAAGTGGAAACGGCTTTGAGTTCATGGGTGAGCGAGGTACAATATTACAATTACTACAGCACTGAGTGCTCACCAGCGCAACAATGTGGCCACTACACACAG GTTGTCTGGGCAGACACTTACAAGGTCGGGTGTGCCGCCCAAGCCTGTCCGAACGGTGTGTCAGAAACTACATTTTCATCAATGGCAGGGATCATATTTGTGTGCAACTACGCAACGGC AGGAAATTACAGGGGTGTGGCTCCTTACAAAACAGGGAACCCGTGCAGCCTGTGCAGCAAAGAGACGTGTGAAAACCAACTTTGCC GCAACTCGACACGAGATACACTGATAA aGAATAACTGGACCCCTGACTGGGACCCTGAGCTGTCGAACTGTGGCTCCTTCTGCCAGGCTGTTTTGATCATCAGGCCCGTGTCTGTCCTGCTCATATTTGCCATTGTTTACGGTCTTAAACACCGTTATACACACCTGTTTGCGTATGAGTAA